From one Luteipulveratus mongoliensis genomic stretch:
- a CDS encoding extracellular solute-binding protein, with translation MAPLQNVHPARRDVLRAGISTAALVALGSPLLAACGGSDSAAAGKARASTVKPPTYVPFAGPKPDLAGTSQGVPPAYLTYPKDLVRSVPKPPLSGGTVKVLTTTFTPLPTPRGGNAAWKEVEKRLGGTLDLTIVSDSDYLTKFPTTVAAGDLPDVFLYEGGLKNLPQFLKASCADLTPHLSGDAVKAYPNLAHIPTVAWETCIIDDKIYGLPIPRDIVGGSGFYNAKHFADAGVEFPTNATEFMAAMKKLTNAKKGRWGIVNAKGNTIMTPVSHMFGVPNVWRVEGGKLVRSFETPEYKEAIAFARQLVQAGVTVPGSDAFTTIQRKNAFNAGKGSFVYDGLPAYREYAIAAKHVDPKADIRPALMPGAKGGTAKVWADNIVLAYSLVKKGSPERIKEILKVADFLAAPVGSEESQLLVFGVEGVDFTRDAKGNPSLTKKGEADMTVPWKNVVAGPRAVFFDNDPELARRVHQTLSTQIPTAVADPTAALISPTYDKKNESLTSDFNDTKNDIIAGRKPLSALDGAIKKWRNGGGDKIRAEFEKALSAGSSPSATS, from the coding sequence ATGGCACCACTCCAGAACGTGCATCCCGCTCGCCGCGACGTGCTCCGCGCCGGCATCAGCACCGCGGCCCTGGTCGCGCTGGGTTCGCCGCTGCTCGCCGCATGCGGTGGCTCCGACAGCGCCGCGGCCGGCAAGGCGCGCGCCAGCACGGTCAAGCCACCGACGTACGTCCCGTTTGCCGGGCCGAAGCCGGACCTGGCGGGTACGTCCCAAGGTGTACCCCCGGCGTACCTCACGTATCCGAAGGACCTGGTCCGTAGCGTCCCGAAGCCGCCCCTCTCGGGCGGCACGGTGAAAGTCCTGACCACGACATTCACGCCACTGCCCACGCCGCGCGGCGGCAACGCCGCATGGAAGGAGGTCGAGAAGCGGCTCGGCGGGACCCTCGACCTGACGATCGTGTCGGACTCCGACTACCTGACGAAGTTCCCGACGACGGTCGCGGCCGGCGATCTGCCCGACGTCTTCCTCTATGAGGGCGGCCTCAAGAACCTGCCGCAGTTCCTCAAGGCCAGCTGCGCCGACCTCACGCCGCACCTGAGTGGTGACGCCGTGAAGGCGTACCCCAATCTGGCGCACATCCCGACGGTCGCGTGGGAGACCTGCATCATCGACGACAAGATCTACGGTCTGCCGATCCCGCGTGACATCGTCGGAGGATCCGGGTTCTACAACGCCAAGCACTTCGCCGACGCAGGGGTCGAGTTCCCCACGAACGCAACAGAGTTCATGGCCGCGATGAAGAAGCTGACCAATGCTAAAAAGGGACGCTGGGGCATCGTCAACGCCAAGGGCAACACGATCATGACTCCTGTGAGCCACATGTTCGGCGTCCCCAACGTCTGGCGCGTCGAGGGCGGCAAGCTGGTCCGCAGCTTCGAGACGCCGGAGTACAAGGAGGCGATCGCCTTCGCTCGTCAGCTCGTGCAGGCCGGCGTGACCGTGCCCGGCTCGGACGCGTTCACCACGATCCAGCGGAAGAACGCGTTCAACGCGGGCAAGGGGTCGTTCGTCTACGACGGCCTTCCTGCCTACCGGGAGTACGCGATCGCCGCCAAGCACGTGGACCCGAAGGCTGACATCCGGCCGGCGCTCATGCCCGGCGCCAAGGGCGGCACTGCCAAGGTCTGGGCCGACAACATCGTGCTGGCCTACTCGTTGGTCAAGAAGGGCTCGCCCGAACGGATCAAGGAGATCCTCAAGGTCGCCGACTTCCTGGCGGCGCCCGTGGGCAGCGAGGAGTCGCAGCTGCTCGTGTTCGGCGTCGAGGGCGTCGACTTCACCAGGGATGCCAAGGGCAACCCGTCCCTCACCAAGAAGGGTGAGGCGGACATGACGGTGCCGTGGAAGAACGTCGTCGCCGGCCCACGAGCGGTCTTCTTCGACAACGACCCGGAGCTCGCACGGCGAGTCCACCAGACCCTGTCGACGCAGATCCCGACGGCCGTGGCGGACCCCACCGCCGCGCTCATCTCGCCGACTTACGACAAGAAGAACGAGTCGCTGACCTCCGACTTCAATGACACGAAGAACGACATCATCGCCGGTCGCAAGCCGCTGTCGGCGCTCGACGGCGCCATCAAGAAGTGGCGCAACGGTGGTGGGGACAAGATTCGCGCGGAGTTCGAGAAGGCGCTGTCGGCCGGCTCCTCTCCCAGTGCGACGTCATGA
- a CDS encoding alpha-L-fucosidase — translation MSESPADTEWFTHDRFGMFIHWGAYALAARHEWVRAYERLTDEEYQHYVDHFDPDLFDPVQWADEAWNAGMRYVVVTTKHHDGFCLWDSAEGDYTVASTPWGNDLIGPIVEAFRARGMKIGLYYSLLDWHHPEFPLDLYHPEGKDEAAVAAATDRDMTKYTEYLHAQVRELLTRYGKIDLMWFDFSYEGRGFGAKGPKEWQSERLVEMARELQPEILINNRLGLGSGDFTTPEQVQPPGHQLDGEAAAPWEACQTLNGSWGYHRDNLDWKSSELMLRMLVDGVSKGGNMILNVGPNGRGDFEPRAVERLREIGAWMRLNERSVRGCGPSEYVPPVDARYTQNGNRLYLHLFSWPMRFVHLPGLGGRIQYAQLLHDASEVRQMVIDPHEPAHIYLRGLPADTATLQLPVTPPDITNPVIEIFLAD, via the coding sequence ATGAGCGAATCGCCTGCCGACACAGAGTGGTTCACCCACGACCGGTTCGGCATGTTCATCCACTGGGGTGCGTACGCCCTCGCGGCACGCCACGAGTGGGTGCGGGCGTACGAACGCCTCACCGATGAGGAGTACCAGCACTACGTCGACCACTTCGACCCGGACCTGTTCGACCCGGTCCAGTGGGCTGACGAGGCCTGGAACGCCGGCATGCGGTACGTCGTCGTCACGACCAAGCACCACGACGGCTTCTGCCTGTGGGACTCAGCGGAGGGCGACTACACCGTGGCGAGCACGCCATGGGGCAACGACCTGATCGGGCCGATTGTCGAGGCGTTCCGTGCCCGCGGCATGAAGATCGGTCTCTACTACTCGCTGCTGGACTGGCACCATCCCGAGTTTCCCCTGGACCTGTATCACCCGGAGGGCAAGGACGAGGCAGCCGTCGCAGCGGCGACCGACCGGGACATGACGAAGTACACCGAGTACCTCCATGCGCAGGTCCGGGAGCTGCTCACCCGGTACGGCAAGATCGACCTGATGTGGTTCGACTTCTCTTACGAGGGAAGGGGATTCGGCGCAAAGGGGCCGAAGGAGTGGCAGTCCGAACGACTCGTGGAGATGGCGCGCGAGCTGCAACCCGAGATCCTCATCAACAACCGGCTCGGTCTGGGATCGGGCGACTTCACGACTCCCGAGCAGGTGCAGCCGCCCGGTCACCAGCTCGACGGTGAGGCGGCTGCGCCGTGGGAGGCGTGCCAGACGCTCAACGGCAGCTGGGGCTACCACCGCGACAACCTGGACTGGAAGTCCAGCGAGCTGATGCTGCGGATGCTCGTGGACGGGGTGTCCAAGGGCGGCAACATGATCCTCAACGTCGGGCCCAACGGCCGCGGTGACTTCGAGCCCAGAGCCGTCGAACGCCTGCGCGAGATCGGCGCGTGGATGCGCCTCAACGAGCGCTCCGTACGCGGCTGTGGGCCGAGCGAGTACGTCCCGCCGGTCGACGCCCGCTACACGCAGAACGGCAATCGCCTTTATCTGCACCTGTTCTCGTGGCCGATGCGCTTCGTCCATCTGCCCGGTCTTGGTGGCCGGATCCAGTACGCCCAGCTGCTGCACGACGCCTCCGAGGTGCGGCAGATGGTGATCGATCCGCACGAGCCGGCGCACATCTATCTGCGTGGACTCCCTGCCGATACCGCGACCCTCCAGCTGCCGGTGACGCCGCCGGACATCACCAACCCCGTCATCGAGATCTTCCTCGCTGACTGA
- a CDS encoding M1 family metallopeptidase, whose product MRARIVCSALALAVIAGGSIGVQPAAHAASDEPSPGSSGLGDPLFPLLGNGGYDALHYALTFDYAPSTRTFAAASVMTARATQSLSRFNLDFDGHTLRSVKVNGRMATWVRDGGELVITPGRPLHRGEKFTVETAYDGTPTDPYVGLTGWVLAPDGGFASAVQASRADTFLPVNDHPSDKATWSLHVGAPKGFVGVGNGILDSVRPRADGGNVWSFTEREPMASELLGVSVTSGTYLRAKGPHNLPLRHVVPVGQEATYAPVVAQTSRQIAWAEKRFGRYPFSTYGVHIFPGYRDALENQTMSLFGPNWFTNASTSTSYTNVMVHELVHQWFGDSVTPATWQDAWLNEGPAVFYAALWDEEEGRSTLEGKMRTAYTKLDAVRKTDGPPGKPHGLGGFNIYDGGAVVLYAVRQQIGTTAFDRVMRTWVQKHRHDNASTEDFIEHVTTVAPQPGLDAFLRDWLYGLSNPAMPGHPEWSQS is encoded by the coding sequence ATGAGAGCACGGATTGTCTGTAGTGCCTTGGCCCTGGCCGTGATTGCCGGCGGGAGCATCGGAGTGCAACCGGCTGCCCACGCCGCCTCGGACGAGCCGTCACCGGGTTCGTCCGGCCTCGGCGACCCGCTCTTCCCGTTGCTGGGCAACGGCGGCTACGACGCGCTGCACTACGCGTTGACCTTCGACTACGCGCCGAGCACGCGCACCTTCGCCGCAGCCAGCGTGATGACCGCCCGGGCGACGCAGAGCCTGTCCCGGTTCAACCTCGACTTCGACGGGCACACGCTGCGTTCGGTGAAGGTCAACGGCCGGATGGCGACGTGGGTCCGCGACGGCGGCGAGCTGGTGATCACGCCCGGACGGCCGCTGCACCGTGGCGAGAAGTTCACGGTCGAGACGGCGTACGACGGCACACCCACTGATCCGTACGTCGGCCTCACCGGCTGGGTGCTTGCACCGGACGGCGGGTTCGCCTCGGCGGTGCAGGCTTCTCGAGCGGACACCTTCCTGCCGGTCAACGACCATCCGTCCGACAAGGCGACGTGGTCTCTGCACGTAGGCGCACCAAAGGGATTCGTCGGCGTGGGCAACGGCATCCTCGACTCGGTGCGCCCGCGTGCGGACGGCGGCAACGTGTGGTCGTTCACGGAGCGGGAGCCGATGGCGTCCGAGCTGCTCGGTGTGAGTGTCACGAGCGGCACCTACCTGCGCGCCAAAGGACCGCACAACCTGCCGCTGAGGCACGTCGTCCCGGTCGGCCAGGAGGCGACGTACGCGCCGGTGGTCGCGCAGACATCGCGTCAGATTGCTTGGGCCGAAAAGCGATTCGGCCGCTACCCCTTCTCGACGTATGGCGTGCACATCTTTCCGGGCTACCGCGATGCGCTGGAGAACCAGACGATGTCGCTCTTCGGCCCCAACTGGTTCACCAACGCATCGACGTCCACGAGCTACACCAACGTGATGGTCCACGAGCTGGTTCATCAGTGGTTCGGCGACTCGGTGACGCCCGCGACCTGGCAGGACGCGTGGCTCAACGAGGGGCCTGCTGTGTTCTACGCGGCGCTCTGGGACGAGGAGGAGGGCCGGAGCACGCTCGAGGGCAAGATGCGGACGGCGTACACCAAACTCGATGCTGTCCGTAAGACCGACGGCCCACCCGGAAAGCCGCATGGGCTGGGCGGATTCAACATCTACGACGGCGGCGCAGTGGTCCTCTACGCAGTCCGTCAGCAGATCGGTACGACCGCTTTCGACCGAGTGATGCGCACGTGGGTGCAGAAGCACCGGCACGACAACGCCTCGACCGAGGACTTCATCGAGCACGTCACCACGGTCGCGCCCCAGCCCGGGCTCGACGCCTTCTTGAGGGACTGGCTCTACGGCCTGTCCAACCCGGCGATGCCCGGACATCCCGAATGGAGCCAGTCATGA
- a CDS encoding right-handed parallel beta-helix repeat-containing protein codes for MTSTASRVLLAATLAVAGAVPAATAHAAPGPKTFYASADGRGSACNQVRPCSVSSAKAKVAGAIADGMTRDIRVVMAGGRYTTPLTLGSADSGRGKQRVTWAAATGARPVFDGGARLTGWQPGSDGRWVAKVPAGVTPRQLFVNDVRAERARGDACAKTVCDATKDGMTGAVASGVAGWSRPTDAEAVIKVRWRNYHCRIAGVTGDVLTFAQPCWTNSSSGTNRTGPAWDSTTVDSTRYDGVAFFENAPELLNKPGEFVWNSASRTITYLPRQGEDLRHATVVAPQQESMIVLDGARNVTLEGLAIRHTAYDQPSTDEGYAGMQAGLTLTGATGPVDHAGRYYTKPAAAIRVSGGRGISLTGLDVRHLGGAGAILEKGTQQSTITRSTFDDLSSGAVYVGDTEPNPATDLQSIGNTVSYNTIRDIGVDYTDAVGIWGGYEIGLKVEHNSLEHLPYSGISVGWGWNQPEAQKPVSRDNIIRANRILDVMRVEDGQHDGGAIYTQGPQPGTVISENYINRSAYGNTERDGNGIYLDEQSSYITVERNVITRAAYKWVSNWAGYGIENIARHNWVDTDAPALSGRGSQLVDNLTKLETLPADAVAVARAAGARPDAVEQLKPNLARHGVASQSSNEGSATAAAAVDGSTVTDSRTQSAASSWWQVDLGSEQSIKQVVLWNDAGMTTQNVDVLVSSNPDFAGATRVHLDGKALRPTEVDLSTTGRYVRVQGSASVGRIGLSEVQIHP; via the coding sequence ATGACCTCGACCGCTTCTCGCGTCCTCCTGGCCGCGACCCTCGCCGTGGCCGGCGCTGTCCCGGCCGCCACCGCGCACGCGGCACCCGGACCGAAGACGTTCTACGCCTCGGCCGACGGGCGCGGTTCGGCGTGCAACCAGGTGCGACCGTGCTCGGTCTCGTCGGCCAAGGCCAAGGTCGCCGGTGCGATCGCGGACGGTATGACCCGCGACATCCGGGTCGTCATGGCAGGCGGCCGCTACACCACGCCGCTCACGCTGGGATCCGCCGACTCCGGACGCGGGAAGCAGCGCGTGACCTGGGCCGCGGCAACCGGTGCGCGGCCGGTCTTCGACGGGGGCGCCCGGCTGACTGGGTGGCAGCCGGGATCCGACGGCCGATGGGTGGCGAAGGTCCCCGCCGGCGTCACGCCGCGACAGCTCTTCGTCAACGACGTGCGCGCCGAGCGCGCTCGCGGGGATGCGTGTGCCAAGACCGTGTGCGACGCGACCAAGGACGGCATGACCGGAGCGGTCGCGTCCGGCGTCGCTGGGTGGTCGCGACCGACCGACGCGGAGGCGGTCATCAAGGTGAGGTGGCGCAACTACCACTGCCGCATCGCCGGTGTGACGGGCGACGTACTGACCTTTGCGCAGCCGTGCTGGACGAACTCCAGCAGCGGCACCAACCGCACCGGACCCGCCTGGGACTCGACCACCGTCGACTCCACGCGGTACGACGGGGTCGCCTTCTTCGAGAACGCACCCGAGCTGCTCAACAAACCAGGCGAGTTCGTCTGGAACTCCGCGAGTCGTACCATCACCTACCTGCCGCGACAGGGCGAAGACCTGCGCCACGCAACGGTTGTCGCGCCACAGCAGGAGTCGATGATCGTCCTCGACGGTGCGCGCAACGTCACTCTTGAGGGCCTCGCGATCCGGCACACGGCGTACGACCAGCCGAGCACGGACGAGGGGTACGCCGGGATGCAGGCGGGTCTGACCCTCACCGGTGCGACGGGTCCGGTTGATCACGCGGGTCGCTACTACACCAAGCCGGCTGCGGCGATCCGTGTCTCTGGTGGGCGTGGAATCTCGTTGACTGGTCTCGATGTTCGGCATCTCGGTGGCGCGGGAGCGATCCTGGAGAAGGGCACTCAGCAGTCGACGATCACACGGTCGACGTTCGATGACCTGTCCTCGGGCGCGGTCTATGTGGGAGACACCGAGCCGAACCCGGCAACCGACCTGCAAAGCATCGGCAACACGGTGTCGTACAACACGATTCGCGACATCGGTGTCGACTACACCGATGCGGTGGGGATCTGGGGCGGCTACGAGATCGGGCTGAAGGTCGAGCACAACAGCCTGGAACACCTGCCGTACAGCGGCATCTCGGTCGGCTGGGGCTGGAACCAGCCGGAGGCCCAGAAGCCCGTCTCACGGGACAACATCATTCGCGCCAACCGCATCCTCGACGTGATGCGCGTCGAGGACGGACAGCACGACGGCGGTGCGATCTACACGCAGGGCCCGCAGCCCGGCACGGTGATCAGCGAGAACTACATCAACCGTTCGGCGTACGGCAACACCGAGCGTGACGGCAACGGGATCTACCTGGACGAGCAGTCGTCGTACATCACGGTGGAGCGCAACGTGATCACCCGCGCCGCATACAAGTGGGTCTCGAACTGGGCCGGCTACGGCATCGAGAACATCGCGCGGCACAACTGGGTGGACACGGATGCACCCGCGCTGTCGGGCCGCGGGTCGCAGCTGGTGGACAACCTCACCAAGCTGGAGACGCTGCCTGCCGATGCGGTGGCCGTGGCGCGTGCCGCGGGTGCGCGGCCGGACGCGGTCGAGCAGCTCAAGCCCAACCTGGCCCGCCACGGCGTCGCATCACAGTCGTCGAACGAAGGCTCCGCCACGGCTGCTGCGGCCGTCGACGGCAGCACGGTGACCGATAGCCGAACGCAGTCAGCAGCAAGCTCCTGGTGGCAGGTCGACCTGGGCAGCGAGCAGTCGATCAAGCAGGTCGTGCTGTGGAACGACGCCGGCATGACGACCCAGAACGTCGACGTGCTGGTGTCCAGTAATCCTGACTTCGCCGGCGCGACTCGCGTCCACCTCGACGGCAAGGCACTCCGACCGACCGAGGTCGACCTGTCGACCACGGGTCGATACGTGCGAGTGCAGGGTTCGGCGTCGGTGGGCCGAATTGGTCTCTCGGAGGTGCAGATTCACCCTTGA
- a CDS encoding polysaccharide lyase 8 family protein has translation MDHNTTPGVRRRTVLQLGAAGALGLTLATRGVPSAAADTASELATLRARRRDMLTGGVLDTTHPAVRKGLATLADDVTEVSSALLRATDRTSLFADLPFAGQTSTVRTANIGTSYRRLTTLALGWATPGLTTSGSESIKADLVAALRFLHDVGYRAGLSPVGNWWFWEIGNPAEIASILALAYDIVPAADRTAYLADVRYFAPNPNRRGRGGSMAETGANRSDKALACVVRGILDERPDEVVLGRDALSDVADGGRNSLFRYVTSGDGFYRDGSFIQHDKLPYVGTYGNVALAGSGQLMSLLSGTTWAVTDPQRSVLLDAVESSFAPFVRSGRMMETVRGRAVSRQKESDAVDGFGAAINSLMLATTTGEPYERRFKSLAKGWIERCSADSLGTATLPQLRLALPVLDQSRVKPTPEWVGHRQFAAQERSVHHRPGWAFTVSTSSSRIGRYEWGNRENNEGWYQGDGMTYLHLDSDQDHYADDYWPTVDPYRLPGVTNGDEPRANGATDGTGIPSAYRPFAGGGSIDDRYGLIAMDHEGYDHNVRARKSWFCLDDMVIALGSGVTATGGRHVWTTVEQRNLGASGSNAVQLDGAMAVTKAGDTTAGRPSWVHLDGVGGYVLLGDNRIQLTRRERSGTWRNINSGGDTAGDDVSRTRSYVSLAIDHGTDPTDDTYAYALLPGASVRTTRRLAANLGARVLTNTPDAHVLEVRRPKLLLASCFAAANTPDLVTSASCVVLARETGPRTRIVIGDPSRTTQTVTVTLPKVNSRRVVRADSGIRLIATKHGTTIEADLGGRAGATLSIDLSH, from the coding sequence ATGGACCACAACACGACCCCCGGTGTGCGACGGCGCACGGTGCTGCAGCTCGGCGCTGCTGGAGCGCTTGGCCTCACCCTGGCCACCCGCGGCGTCCCGAGCGCGGCAGCGGACACCGCGAGTGAGCTCGCCACGCTGCGCGCCCGTCGCCGCGACATGCTGACGGGCGGCGTTCTGGACACCACCCACCCGGCGGTTCGCAAGGGACTCGCCACCCTTGCGGACGACGTGACCGAGGTGAGCTCCGCACTGCTGCGCGCCACCGATCGCACCAGTCTGTTCGCGGACCTTCCGTTCGCTGGTCAGACGTCGACGGTTCGTACGGCCAACATCGGCACCAGCTATCGGCGTCTGACCACTCTCGCGCTCGGTTGGGCGACACCGGGACTGACGACGTCAGGGAGCGAGTCGATCAAGGCTGACCTGGTCGCTGCGCTGAGGTTCCTGCACGACGTCGGATATCGCGCGGGCCTGAGTCCCGTTGGCAACTGGTGGTTCTGGGAGATCGGCAACCCGGCCGAGATCGCGAGCATCCTTGCGCTCGCGTACGACATCGTGCCGGCCGCGGACCGGACGGCCTACCTCGCCGACGTGCGGTACTTCGCACCGAATCCCAACCGCCGGGGGCGTGGCGGCAGCATGGCCGAGACCGGGGCGAACCGCAGCGACAAGGCGCTGGCGTGCGTGGTGCGTGGCATCCTGGACGAGCGGCCTGACGAAGTCGTCCTCGGCCGCGACGCTCTCAGCGACGTGGCGGACGGCGGGCGCAACAGCCTCTTCCGGTACGTCACCAGCGGCGACGGCTTCTACCGCGACGGGTCGTTCATCCAGCACGACAAGCTGCCCTACGTCGGGACGTACGGCAACGTGGCCCTGGCCGGTTCGGGCCAGCTGATGTCGCTGCTCAGCGGCACGACCTGGGCGGTCACCGACCCGCAGAGGTCTGTCCTGCTGGACGCCGTCGAGTCGAGCTTTGCGCCGTTCGTCCGCAGCGGTCGAATGATGGAAACCGTTCGTGGACGGGCAGTCTCACGCCAGAAGGAGTCGGACGCGGTCGACGGGTTCGGTGCCGCGATCAACTCCCTGATGCTGGCGACGACCACCGGCGAGCCGTACGAGCGCCGCTTCAAGAGTCTCGCGAAGGGCTGGATCGAACGATGCTCCGCCGACTCCCTCGGCACCGCGACGCTCCCGCAGCTGCGGCTGGCGCTGCCGGTCCTGGACCAGTCGAGGGTGAAGCCGACGCCTGAGTGGGTCGGCCATCGTCAGTTCGCCGCTCAAGAGCGATCGGTGCACCACCGACCCGGCTGGGCGTTCACGGTCAGCACTTCGTCCTCGCGCATCGGCCGTTACGAGTGGGGCAACCGGGAGAACAACGAGGGCTGGTACCAGGGCGACGGGATGACGTACCTGCACCTGGACTCCGACCAGGACCACTACGCCGACGACTACTGGCCGACCGTCGATCCCTACCGGCTGCCCGGTGTGACCAACGGTGACGAGCCACGAGCCAACGGAGCGACCGACGGCACGGGGATCCCGTCCGCGTACCGCCCGTTCGCCGGAGGTGGATCGATCGATGACCGCTACGGCCTGATCGCGATGGATCACGAGGGCTACGACCACAACGTGCGCGCACGCAAGTCGTGGTTCTGCCTCGACGACATGGTCATCGCGCTCGGCTCGGGCGTGACAGCAACCGGCGGCCGTCATGTGTGGACCACGGTCGAGCAACGCAACCTCGGCGCAAGCGGCAGCAACGCCGTGCAGCTGGACGGCGCGATGGCTGTGACGAAGGCCGGCGACACCACGGCGGGGCGGCCGTCGTGGGTCCACCTCGACGGAGTCGGCGGCTACGTCCTGTTGGGCGACAACAGGATTCAGCTGACTCGGCGGGAGCGGTCGGGCACGTGGCGCAACATCAACTCGGGTGGCGACACGGCCGGAGACGACGTCAGCCGCACCCGCTCGTACGTCTCGCTGGCCATCGACCACGGGACGGACCCGACCGACGACACGTACGCGTACGCCCTCCTCCCCGGGGCGTCCGTCCGGACCACCCGCCGGCTTGCGGCCAACCTGGGAGCCAGGGTCCTCACGAACACACCCGACGCCCACGTGCTCGAGGTGCGACGACCGAAGCTCCTCCTGGCGAGCTGTTTCGCGGCGGCGAACACCCCTGACCTCGTCACAAGTGCGAGCTGCGTCGTCCTCGCACGCGAGACCGGCCCGCGGACCCGCATCGTGATCGGCGACCCGAGCCGTACCACTCAGACCGTGACCGTCACGTTGCCGAAAGTCAACAGCCGCAGGGTCGTTCGCGCCGACTCAGGAATTCGGCTGATAGCCACCAAGCACGGCACGACGATCGAGGCCGACCTCGGCGGTCGGGCTGGAGCGACCCTGTCCATCGACCTGTCCCACTGA
- a CDS encoding M60 family metallopeptidase, which yields MIRHALNRSVRPGVAVSAAAALTALGLVAAPAVSAAPVAESHTSCSTCVAKRSHTFTIPALESARDTELLRTQDSLSASDLRSTGFYLPAGTALNVVVHRGSTPPTLVVGAPDADARTEYKAPREYPLAVGRNTVTDPGGGVVYLKLVGSAGGAKVSIGDAAQPMPYFKLGSTTEADFQRQLDTQLTPYVELKSPHATVTVERASALTYRNENHAALMSTFEDIIGIEDATSGYGTGKPQDARLVHPYHFVGFPSAIPNVGAYATHGHMSFPPPIQDRLLTVEGLRTRGWGIYHELGHQHQQITYKPDSLTEVTVNIYSLAVNASFAKKYGQVPRLHVADAKTGKTPWESAIPKLRSAGVSYKTTFDPYEKLVMFEQLRLTFGDDFWPRLHQLVRQEKPAAGTYTDEALRLRNFVVLTSRVVGYDLSDFYRAWGFPVDADATAQLAALGLGTSPIDPTTTTES from the coding sequence ATGATTCGTCATGCCCTGAACCGATCCGTCCGCCCCGGTGTCGCGGTGAGCGCGGCCGCCGCGCTCACCGCGCTCGGGCTCGTCGCTGCACCAGCAGTCTCGGCAGCACCGGTCGCCGAGAGCCACACATCGTGCAGCACCTGCGTGGCCAAGCGGTCGCATACCTTCACGATCCCCGCGCTCGAGAGTGCCCGGGACACCGAGCTGCTCCGCACGCAAGACTCGCTCAGCGCCAGTGACCTGCGCTCGACGGGGTTCTACCTCCCCGCGGGCACCGCCCTCAACGTCGTCGTGCACAGAGGCAGCACCCCACCCACCCTGGTGGTCGGCGCGCCGGACGCTGACGCGCGGACGGAGTACAAGGCGCCGCGCGAGTACCCGCTCGCCGTCGGTCGCAACACCGTCACCGACCCGGGTGGTGGTGTGGTCTACCTCAAGCTCGTCGGATCCGCAGGCGGCGCGAAGGTCAGCATCGGCGACGCGGCCCAGCCGATGCCGTACTTCAAGCTCGGCTCGACGACCGAGGCCGACTTCCAGCGTCAGCTCGACACCCAGCTCACGCCGTACGTCGAGCTCAAGAGTCCGCACGCGACGGTGACAGTCGAGCGGGCGTCCGCGTTGACGTACCGAAACGAGAACCACGCCGCTCTGATGTCGACGTTCGAGGACATCATCGGCATCGAGGACGCGACCAGCGGCTACGGCACGGGCAAGCCCCAGGATGCGCGACTCGTGCACCCCTACCATTTCGTCGGCTTCCCCTCGGCGATTCCGAACGTCGGTGCATACGCGACGCACGGCCACATGTCGTTCCCCCCGCCGATCCAGGACCGGCTGCTCACGGTCGAGGGACTGCGTACTCGTGGCTGGGGGATCTATCACGAGCTGGGGCACCAGCATCAGCAGATCACCTACAAACCGGACTCGCTCACCGAGGTGACGGTCAACATCTACTCGCTCGCCGTGAACGCGTCCTTCGCCAAGAAGTACGGCCAGGTGCCGCGTCTGCACGTGGCCGACGCCAAGACGGGAAAGACGCCGTGGGAGAGCGCGATTCCCAAGTTGCGCTCTGCCGGAGTGAGCTACAAGACCACCTTCGACCCGTACGAGAAGCTGGTCATGTTCGAGCAGCTGCGCCTGACCTTCGGTGACGACTTCTGGCCGCGGCTGCATCAGCTGGTCCGGCAGGAGAAGCCTGCGGCCGGCACCTACACCGACGAGGCTCTGCGCCTGCGCAACTTCGTCGTCCTCACCAGCCGCGTCGTCGGCTACGACCTGAGCGACTTCTACCGGGCCTGGGGCTTCCCCGTCGATGCAGATGCAACCGCACAGCTCGCAGCACTTGGCCTCGGCACCTCGCCGATCGATCCAACAACCACTACCGAGAGCTGA